A genome region from Schaalia sp. 19OD2882 includes the following:
- a CDS encoding YbhB/YbcL family Raf kinase inhibitor-like protein yields MDLSTRPIAPEPYEQLPAVPRFLLTSDDLVDGTPMPAAQVASGGNTSPHLRWSGEPEGTQGFLITCFDPDAPTPAGWWHWTVVDVDAATHELPTGAGSSDLELDGAAFHLRADHGEAGYLGAAPPPGDRPHRYVFAVHALDVPTLGLDDEATPTMASFQALFHTIARATLTVTHAEGA; encoded by the coding sequence ATGGACCTCTCCACACGACCGATCGCCCCGGAGCCCTACGAACAACTCCCGGCGGTCCCCCGCTTCCTCCTCACCTCCGACGACCTCGTCGACGGGACGCCGATGCCCGCGGCACAGGTCGCTTCCGGTGGCAACACCTCTCCCCACCTGCGCTGGTCGGGTGAGCCCGAAGGGACCCAAGGATTCCTCATCACCTGTTTCGACCCCGACGCCCCCACTCCGGCCGGCTGGTGGCACTGGACCGTCGTGGACGTCGACGCCGCCACCCATGAACTGCCCACCGGGGCAGGCTCCTCCGACCTCGAACTGGACGGGGCCGCCTTCCACCTGCGGGCAGACCACGGCGAAGCCGGGTACCTAGGAGCCGCACCGCCTCCCGGCGACCGCCCCCACCGCTACGTCTTCGCGGTCCACGCGCTGGATGTGCCGACTCTCGGACTGGATGACGAGGCCACACCCACGATGGCTTCCTTCCAGGCCCTCTTCCACACGATCGCCCGCGCCACCCTCACGGTGACGCACGCCGAAGGCGCGTGA
- a CDS encoding tRNA (cytidine(34)-2'-O)-methyltransferase, whose translation MLHIVFLTPEIPGNTGAAIRLSACTGAMLHLVEPLGFDMEDSKLRRAGLDYHDLAHVKVHPDLDSALAEIPGRVWALTGHASTMYTGISYEDGDALLLGRESTGLPEQALRHPRVSGRARIHMRPGARSLNLANSASIALYEAWRQLGFTGAG comes from the coding sequence GTGCTCCACATCGTCTTCCTCACCCCGGAAATCCCCGGCAACACCGGTGCCGCGATCCGCCTGTCCGCCTGCACGGGGGCAATGCTCCACCTGGTCGAACCCCTCGGTTTCGACATGGAGGACTCCAAGCTGCGCCGCGCAGGTCTGGACTACCACGACCTGGCACATGTGAAGGTCCACCCGGACCTGGACTCCGCCCTGGCCGAGATCCCCGGACGCGTGTGGGCGCTCACCGGACACGCAAGCACCATGTACACCGGCATTTCCTACGAGGACGGGGACGCGTTGCTGCTCGGCCGCGAATCCACGGGCCTGCCCGAGCAAGCCCTCCGGCACCCGCGTGTGAGCGGGCGCGCACGGATCCACATGCGGCCCGGCGCACGCTCCCTCAACTTGGCCAACTCGGCGTCCATCGCCCTGTACGAGGCCTGGCGACAACTCGGTTTCACCGGAGCGGGTTGA